Below is a window of Paenibacillus bovis DNA.
CTGACAGCAATCATTTCCGTCAAAATTCCGGAGCCCCAATTCGAAGGTCAGACCAAAACCAAGCTGGGCAATAGTGAAGTTCGCGGTATCGTGGAATCCCTGTTCTCCGAAAAGCTGCAAGAATTCCTGAATGAGAATCCTTCTGTAGCCCGCCGGGTACTGGACAAAGCATTGCAGGCATCTCGTGCCCGTGAAGCAGCCCGCAAAGCACGCGAACTGACACGTCGTAAAAGTGTGCTGGAAGTCAGTGCGCTGCCGGGTAAACTGGCAGACTGCTCGTCCAAGGATGCTTCGATCAGTGAACTGTACATCGTTGAGGGTGACTCTGCAGGCGGTTCGGCCAAGCAAGGACGCGATCGTCATTTCCAGGCGATTTTGCCGCTGCGCGGTAAGATCCTTAACGTAGAAAAAGCACGTCTGGATCGTATTCTAGGTAATGCCGAGATTCGTGCCATCATTACAGCGCTGGGTACAGGTATTGGCGATGAATTCGATTTGTCCAAAGCCCGTTATCACAAAGTCATCATTATGACCGATGCCGATGTCGATGGTGCCCATATTCGTACACTGCTGCTTACCTTCTTCTATCGCTACATGCGTCAGATTATCGAAGCAGGCTACGTCTATATCGCTCAACCGCCACTGTTCAAAGTAGAACGCAACAAAACAGCGGTGTATGCGAATTCCGAAAAGGAACGCGATGAGATTATTGCCGGATTTGGCGAAAACGCTAAGTTTAACGTACAGCGCTACAAAGGTCTTGGAGAGATGAATGCGACCCAGCTCTGGGAGACAACCATGGATCCAGAGAGCCGTATCATGCTGCAGGTTAGCATCCAGGATGCGATTTTGGCAGATGCCATCTTTGATACGCTGATGGGAGATAACGTAGAACCAAGACGCGATTTCATTCAGGAAAACGCCAAATACGTTAAAAACCTCGATTTCTAATAGGTCCTTTATCAAACGAATAATCAGTATACAGTAGTGTAATTATGCAAATTACAGAGAGCATCCGCGAAGCTGCGGATGCTCTTTTCATTAGCTTTTGTTGTTTCAGGAAAGGAAGCATCCGATTTATCATTTTTTACAGCAAATACATGCGAAATAACGTCAAAATACAGGACAGAATTGCAGAAAAATGGTATAATAAAGTGATGTAGCCGTAGGCATCCATAGTGTATGTAACACCGCACCATGTAACGATTTTTAACCCCAATCTGGTGACAAGAAACTTATTTTTATACAAAGATTGAATACGGAAATAAACATTCTGTATTCAGTCCATGAGCATCCATTTGTGCAAACGAAGGCTGCAATAAGGGAGGCTAGGCTTAGCATGGCGGAAGAGAATATTTCGCAAATTAAAGACCGGGATATTGGTACAGAGATGCGTGAGTCCTTTATGGACTATGCGATGAGCATCATCGTCAGCCGGGCTTTGCCTGACGTGCGTGACGGATTGAAGCCTGTACACCGGCGTATTTTATATGCAATGTCGGAACTGGGCATGGCACCGGACAAACCGTACAAAAAATCGGCGAGAATCGTCGGTGAAGTTATCGGTAAGTATCACCCGCACGGTGATTCTGCCGTATATGAGACCATGGTACGTATGGCGCAGGATTTCTCGATGCGTTATATGCTGGTAGACGGCCACGGTAACTTTGGTTCGATCGATGGCGATATGGCCGCAGCTATGCGTTATACCGAAGCCCGTATGTCCAAAATGGCTTTGGAAATGCTGCGTGATATCAACAAAGAAACAGTCGACTTTGCGCCCAACTATGATGGCGAAGAAAAAGAACCGATTGTTCTGCCTGCTCGTTATCCGAATCTGCTGGTCAACGGCGTATCGGGTATCGCGGTAGGTATGGCTACCAATATTCCTCCTCATAATCTGGGTGAGGTCATTGATGGTGTTCAGGCGATGATTCAGAATCCGGATATTACTTCCATGGAACTGATGGATTATATCCATGGCCCTGATTTCCCGACGGCCGGTTATATTCTGGGACGTTCCGGTATTCGCCAGGCGTATGAGACAGGACGCGGCGCCGTTACTATGCGCGCCAAAGCTACTATCGAAGAAAACAACAACAAGGCTCGTATTGTAGTGAACGAGCTTCCTTATCAGGTGAATAAAGCTCGTTTGGTAGAGAAAATCGCTGAACTCGTGCGTGAGAAACGCATCGAAGGCATCACCGATCTGCGTGATGAGTCCGATCGTAACGGTATGCGTGTCGTTATCGAGCTGCGCCGTGACGTGAATCCGAGTGTTGTACTGAACAACCTGTACAAGCATACAGCCATGCAATCCACATTTGGTGTGAATATGCTGGCGATTGTAAATAACGAACCGAAATTGCTCGGTCTGCGCGAAGTTATTTATCATTACATCCAGCACCAGATCGAAGTTATTCGTCGTCGTACCCAGTTTGAGCTCAAAAAAGCGGAAGCCCGCGCTCATATTCTGGAAGGATTGCGCATAGCTCTGGATAATCTGGATGATGTGATTGCGCTGATCCGTGCATCCCAGACTACTGAAGCTGCTCGTGAAGGGTTGATCGCACGCTTTGCACTGAGTCCGGAACAGGCCCAGGCGATTCTGGATATGCGTTTGCAACGTCTGACCGGCCTGGAACGCGACAAGATCGAGAACGAATATAACGAGCTGTTGCGTATGATCGGAGAATATCGCGATATTCTGGCTAACGAATCCCGTGTTCTGGAAATCATCAGTGAAGAACTGAATGAACTAAAAGAACGTTTTGGAGACGAACGCCGTACCGAGATTACAATTGGCGAAGAAAGTATTCTGGACGAAGATCTGATTCCACAGGAAGAGGTTGTCGTAACAGTAACGCATACCGGTTATATCAAACGTTCTCCAGTTACTACGTATCGTAGTCAGCGACGCGGCGGACGCGGTGTAATGGGCGTAGATATGAAAGATCAGGACTTTGTCCAGCATCTGTTCGTAACGAACTCTCACCACCATCTGCTGTTCTTCACAGACAAAGGTAAAGTGTACCGGATCAAAGCCTACGAGATTCCGGAGCTGGGTCGTACCGCACGTGGTACACCGGTTATTAACCTGATCCAGATCGAACAGGGCGAATCCGTTAACGCAGTTATTCCGGTAGAGAACTTCGAAGGGGATCAATACTTGTTCTTTGCTACCCAGCAGGGTATTGTGAAGAAGACGCGTCTGGATGACTACACGAATATTCGTAAAGGCGGTCTGATCGCGATCAATATGCGTGAAGATGACGAACTGATCGAAGTGAAGCTGACAGATGGACAGCAGGATATCGTTATGGGTACAGCCTATGGTATGTCGATTCGCTTTAACGAGAACAATGTACGTTCCATGGGACGTAGCGCGACCGGTGTCAAAGGGATTACCCTGGACGAAGGTGATTCTGTAGTCGGCATGGACCTGATCAACGACGATCTCAAAGTACTCATCGTTACAGCCAAGGGATACGGTAAACGTACACCAGGTTCGGAATATCGTCTGCAGACACGTGGCGGTAAAGGAATCAAGACCATGAATGTAACAGACAAAAATGGTCAGCTTACAGGACTTAAGGTTGTTGAGGATAATCAGGATCTGATGATCATTACAACCAGCGGTACACTGATTCGTATGGATATGGAAAGTATCTCTACTATGGGACGTAATACACAGGGTGTACGTCTGATCCATATTCGTGAAGAGGATTCGGTCGCAACCATTTGCCGAACCAACAAAAACGAAGAGCCGGAAGAGGAAGAATTGGAAGAAGCGGAACAGGCAATGGAAAATGCTATTGTCGAGACGATTGAAGAAACCAATGATTTCCCTGAACCGGATACTTCAGCAGCCGAAGATATCGAAGAGTAAATAACATTTCTATAACAGACAGATAGCTAAATAGGAAAAGGCCGACAGACTATTATAAAATGTATTTTGTGAATCTGTTGTTCAGCCCAATCCCCATATTGATCCCTTATCTTTTAGACAGATAAGGGATTTTTTCTGTATTAAATAATCTTTTTAAGTCTAAAATCCTAAATAATTTACTAAATTAGATTGTAAATAAGTAATATTATGAATATAATAAGCCTAAATAACCAAGTCTTTAGAACTACATATAAATATAATAGGCAAAAATATCAGTTTTGATATATAACCATTTTTGATTTTATGATGAAAAGCGAGGGTAGCCAATGTCTACTTTAACTATTAATGAACTGAAGCCTGGTATGAAACTCAATAACGATGTATTTACAGCCAGAGGTAATCTGCTGCTTCCCAAAGGCAAAGTACTAATGCCGCGTGACCTGAAAATACTGCATGCTTTTATGATAGACGAGATTCAAAATGGAATAGCGTCAACAACCGCTGCCCCTACTACAGAAATGCCATTAGCCGAATCAGGGATCCCCGCTGCTTCCCGCTCTGCCCTTAGAATAAAGTTTGAGAAATGCTATACCGAAATGGTTCAGGCGACCAAGCAGGCATTTCAATCGATCCTGGCAGAAGAACTACCAATCTACAAACTGCGTAATCAGATGGAAGAATTATTATCTTATTCCCGGGAATACAATGTTCTTACATTTACTCCTGCCTATATGAAAAAAGAAGAATATGTATATCATAATGCTGTATTAACAAGTCTTACTTCTTACCGAATTGCCCAGTGGATGAATCTTCCGGCCAAAGAATGGATGCAGGTTGCATTTGCAGGTCTATTCCATGACATCGGCAACAGCAAAGTAGATCCGGATATCCTGCACAAACCATCTCAGCTTACTGCACAGGAGCACGAAGAGATCCAGCGTCATACTTTATATGGATATGAACTGCTCAAAAATGTAAAAGGAATCACAGACGGAGTACGGATTGCTGCATTACAGCATCACGAGAAGGTAGATGGCACTGGCTATCCATTGCGCCTTCATAACAGCAAAATTCATGTATATGCCCGTATCGTAGCAGTAGCAGACATTTTCCATGCCATGACACTGTCCAAATACTACAGGCAGGCACAGTCTCCCTATCTCGTACTAGAGCAGCTGGATTCCGAGGCATTTGGCAAACTGGATCCAATGATAGTCACTACATTTGTTCATAAAGTTACTCAGTTCCATAATGGTACGCGCGTGCGTCTGAGTAATGGAATGGTCGGACGTATCATTTTCTCTGATCGTGATCATCCAACCCGACCTCTAATAGCAGTAGGAGAAACCATTTATAATCTAATGGAGAATCGCAAATTGCATATACAGGCTGTAATTCCGGGATGAATGTAATCTGCGCTTAAGCAATGCATGTAGTGTGAGAATATCAATATAAGGTGAAGCATAAAAACTGTGTTATTTAATACGTATAAGCATCAATGAGAGCATGGCACCAAAGCGCGATACTGCGGTTATGAAAAACAAAGGCAGACGCATCGCAACTAATGTGTACCTTTGTCCAGATCTTTGAGCGCTTCAATCGCTTTAGGATGATACTTGTGCTGACGAAGCAGTTCCAAAGCTGCTGCTTTAAATAGAATGTAGCTGTTACTCCGAATAATATTCACTGCAAAGTCGATTTCTTTGTCGCTGACAGTTAATAACGATAATGTATTAATGCAGTACACGACTAGGCTATCGTCTTCATAATCATGAGCAGCTATAATTTTAATAAGCTGCTCTTTGATATATTCGTCATTATAGTTGCCTTGGTATAATCCCAGAATGTTAACTGCTTCAATCCTCAGATCGTCGTCATTCTCTCTATCTGTAACAATGGTAAGCAAGAATGCAACCAGTGTAATATCCAACTGCTGATCAAAGCTTCTAAGAAAATGAATCTTCTCTTCTTCATTCAAAGTACTGTAGCTTTCTATAAGACCCTGACTATTAAGCATAGATCCTCCCGATAATGATTATTCAATAGCTGTCTGTTTACATATAGATATATGATCGATTAAATAATTGTTGTCTGTTACTTTCTATTTGCTCTGTTTGTATAGTGACATCACCTATAACCTATACAATTTGATACCAACTGTACTGCATAATCAAAACAAAGATTCTATTAATCGGTAATGCAGGCTGCTCTCTGTATTTAGAATGTAGTATCCATATTAAAAGATATTCTTTTAAGAGTACTTAGTAATCAAGCAAGTATTACAGTTAATCTCTTCATATAAAATTAAAAGGATTAATATTTATAAAGAAGTCTATAGATTAGAATTACTATATAACTGTTATCTGTATGTAGTAGGCATATAGCAAGGTAGCAGAAATAACGATAGACCTATAATTATGATAAGCAAGATTAAAGATATGCATAACCCACTTTAGATGTGCTGCTTTATAGAGTAGATTATATAGCTTAGATTCCAACCAAATACTTTTATAACTAATAGAAGCTTTACCATAGAATCTATCAGCCAAACAATTATTATAAAAAGTAAAAAAATCGATAAAAGGCTATTGACGTTACTTTGCTCTGTATGATATAGTCTTATGTATAAGTCTTTTAGACATCTTGCTTTTCAAAACTTTGAGAAAAGCATTGAAAAATAACTTCAAAAAAAGTTGTTGACAAGATGTTGAAGAGATGATAAGATATAAGAGTTGCTGCGAGAGACACAGCGGTAACGAAAAAGACTTTGATCTTTGAAAACTGAACAACGAGTGAGTGAAGAACTATCGGTTCTTCAAATATAGAGAACAGCAATGTTCTCGTCAGCATCAAATGAGCAAGTCAAACACTTTTATGGAGAGTTTGATCCTGGCTCAGGACGAACGCTGGCGGCGTGCCTAATACATGCAAGTCGAGCGGAGTTGATAGAGTGCTTGCACTCTTGAGACTTAGCGGCGGACGGGTGAGTAACACGTAGGCAACCTGCCCCTCAGACTGGGATAACTACCGGAAACGGTAGCTAATACCGGATAATCGTTTTCTTCTCCTGAAGAGACCGGGAAAGACGGAGCAATCTGTCACTGGAGGATGGGCCTGCGGCGCATTAGCTAGTTGGTGGGGTAACGGCTCACCAAGGCGACGATGCGTAGCCGACCTGAGAGGGTGATCGGCCACACTGGGACTGAGACACGGCCCAGACTCCTACGGGAGGCAGCAGTAGGGAATCTTCCGCAATGGACGAAAGTCTGACGGAGCAACGCCGCGTGAGTGATGAAGGTTTTCGGATCGTAAAGCTCTGTTGCCAGGGAAGAACGTCTTCTAGAGTAACTGCTAGAAGAGTGACGGTACCTGAGAAGAAAGCCCCGGCTAACTACGTGCCAGCAGCCGCGGTAATACGTAGGGGGCAAGCGTTGTCCGGAATTATTGGGCGTAAAGCGCGCGCAGGCGGTCATTTAAGTCTGGTGTTTAATCCCGAAGCTCAACTTCGGGTCGCATCGGAAACTGGATGACTTGAGTGCAGAAGAGGAGAGTGGAATTCCACGTGTAGCGGTG
It encodes the following:
- the gyrA gene encoding DNA gyrase subunit A → MAEENISQIKDRDIGTEMRESFMDYAMSIIVSRALPDVRDGLKPVHRRILYAMSELGMAPDKPYKKSARIVGEVIGKYHPHGDSAVYETMVRMAQDFSMRYMLVDGHGNFGSIDGDMAAAMRYTEARMSKMALEMLRDINKETVDFAPNYDGEEKEPIVLPARYPNLLVNGVSGIAVGMATNIPPHNLGEVIDGVQAMIQNPDITSMELMDYIHGPDFPTAGYILGRSGIRQAYETGRGAVTMRAKATIEENNNKARIVVNELPYQVNKARLVEKIAELVREKRIEGITDLRDESDRNGMRVVIELRRDVNPSVVLNNLYKHTAMQSTFGVNMLAIVNNEPKLLGLREVIYHYIQHQIEVIRRRTQFELKKAEARAHILEGLRIALDNLDDVIALIRASQTTEAAREGLIARFALSPEQAQAILDMRLQRLTGLERDKIENEYNELLRMIGEYRDILANESRVLEIISEELNELKERFGDERRTEITIGEESILDEDLIPQEEVVVTVTHTGYIKRSPVTTYRSQRRGGRGVMGVDMKDQDFVQHLFVTNSHHHLLFFTDKGKVYRIKAYEIPELGRTARGTPVINLIQIEQGESVNAVIPVENFEGDQYLFFATQQGIVKKTRLDDYTNIRKGGLIAINMREDDELIEVKLTDGQQDIVMGTAYGMSIRFNENNVRSMGRSATGVKGITLDEGDSVVGMDLINDDLKVLIVTAKGYGKRTPGSEYRLQTRGGKGIKTMNVTDKNGQLTGLKVVEDNQDLMIITTSGTLIRMDMESISTMGRNTQGVRLIHIREEDSVATICRTNKNEEPEEEELEEAEQAMENAIVETIEETNDFPEPDTSAAEDIEE
- a CDS encoding HD-GYP domain-containing protein, giving the protein MSTLTINELKPGMKLNNDVFTARGNLLLPKGKVLMPRDLKILHAFMIDEIQNGIASTTAAPTTEMPLAESGIPAASRSALRIKFEKCYTEMVQATKQAFQSILAEELPIYKLRNQMEELLSYSREYNVLTFTPAYMKKEEYVYHNAVLTSLTSYRIAQWMNLPAKEWMQVAFAGLFHDIGNSKVDPDILHKPSQLTAQEHEEIQRHTLYGYELLKNVKGITDGVRIAALQHHEKVDGTGYPLRLHNSKIHVYARIVAVADIFHAMTLSKYYRQAQSPYLVLEQLDSEAFGKLDPMIVTTFVHKVTQFHNGTRVRLSNGMVGRIIFSDRDHPTRPLIAVGETIYNLMENRKLHIQAVIPG